From Asterias rubens chromosome 3, eAstRub1.3, whole genome shotgun sequence, the proteins below share one genomic window:
- the LOC117288448 gene encoding aspartate/prephenate aminotransferase-like produces MGSAKGIDPSQSFVLPRLQSAGTASNLALNEQIIQMIANGKKVYHFAFGQSPFPVADGARKALVNHASKNAYLPVAGLLELRAQICEFHSELDGLHELDPNLVVVGPGTKQLIFLLVQVFNGDVFILSPTWITYKPITNLAGKHVTAISSSREDSWKLSSDALEKALSSSNSSSHKLLIFCNPDNPTGTSYTAEELIALSVVLRKHKVVVLSDEIYGHTKYDGEFLSLAKYYPEGTILSSGLSKCFSAGGWRCGYNIYPKELSEIYKAVCSAASNTHSCAPAPMQYAALDLFKLSENTREYIKGCRCIMGAVAKMCHRELDGVGVKAILPVGGYYIFPDFEILRPVFKKRGISTSQQMCDALFREQNVAVMPGGPGFLRPVNEFTVRLCFVNFDGGAALAAWRKQGCKEELDQQFLEDYCTMAVHGIQAIVDWVKKLQASG; encoded by the exons ATGGGTTCCGCAAAAGGAATCGACCCCTCTCAGTCGTTTGTTTTGCCCCGTCTCCAGTCAGCGGGCACGGCATCCAACTTGGCCCTCAATGAGCAAATCATTCAGATGATCGCAAATGGGAAGAAGGTTTATCACTTCGCTTTTGGTCAGTCTCCGTTTCCAGTCGCTGATGGAGCTCGCAAGGCACTGGTTAACCATGCATCAAAAAATGCATATCTACCCGTAGCAG GCTTACTTGAACTTCGAGCCCAAATATGTGAGTTTCACTCGGAGCTAGACGGACTTCACGAACTGGATCCCAACTTGGTTGTGGTGGGACCCGGAACCAAACAACTCATATTCCTTCTCGTTCAAGTTTTCAACGGAG ATGTATTTATTCTATCACCCACCTGGATTACGTATAAACCAATCACAAATCTGGCCGGTAAGCACGTGACTGCAATTAGTTCATCGAGAGAGGACAGCTGGAAACTCTCATCAGATGCGCTGGAAAAG GCACTTTCTTCCAGCAATTCTTCAAGTCACAAACTGTTGATATTCTGTAACCCGGACAATCCAA CTGGCACGTCGTATACAGCAGAAGAGCTTATTGCTTTAAG TGTTGTTCTTCGGAAGCACAAAGTGGTCGTATTGAGTGATGAGATTTATGGCCACACAAAATACGACGGCGAGTTTCTGAGTCTGGCGAAG TACTATCCGGAGGGCACCATACTATCCAGCGGTTTGTCAAAGTGTTTCAGTGCTGGAGGATGGAGG TGTGGATACAACATCTACCCAAAGGAGTTATCCGAAATCTACAAGGCAGTCTGTAGTGCTGCCAGCAACACGCATTCCTGCGCACCGGCACCCATGCAGTATGCAGCCCTTGAC CTTTTTAAATTATCAGAGAACACAAGGGAATACATAAAGGGCTGCAGATGCATCATGGGAGCTGTAGCTAAGATGTGTCATCG TGAATTGGATGGTGTCGGGGTAAAGGCCATTCTGCCAGTGGGCGGGTATTACATTTTCCCAGACTTTGAGATCTTGCGTCCAGTCTTCAAGAAGAGAGGTATATCTACTAGCCAGCAGATGTGTGACGCCCTCTTCAGAGAACAAAACGTGGCG GTTATGCCTGGTGGTCCGGGGTTCCTGAGGCCGGTCAATGAATTCACCGTCCGTCTGTGTTTCGTGAATTTTGACGGAGGGGCCGCCTTAGCAGCATGGAGGAAGCAGGGGTGTAAGGAGGAATTGGACCAGCAGTTCCTTGAAGACTATTGCACTATGGCTGTACATGGGATACAG GCGATTGTTGATTGGGTCAAAAAGCTTCAAGCCTCCGGTTAA